A DNA window from Streptomyces canus contains the following coding sequences:
- a CDS encoding oxidoreductase — protein MSGWSAEDIPGQSGRVAVVTGANSGIGYVTARELARRGARVVLACRSEARGAEARDQLVGEVPGAEAELAQLDLGDLASVREFAAAYPYDRLDLLINNAGVMALPYGTTADGFETQFGTNHLGHFALTGLLLPTLLGTPAARVVTVSSTMHALANIDIDDLNSERRYRRWVAYARSKTANLLFVHELARRLAAHGSDVVAAAAHPGYAATNLQTAGPRMAGRRAAERFMRVGNRFFAQSADAGALPTLYAATAPDVAPDSFTGPSLAGWRGSPAPSWRAPWTRDDRASSRLWAASEELTGVAYDALKV, from the coding sequence ATGTCAGGCTGGAGTGCCGAGGACATCCCCGGTCAGAGCGGACGCGTGGCCGTCGTCACCGGGGCCAACAGCGGCATCGGGTACGTCACCGCGCGGGAACTCGCCCGCCGGGGCGCCCGCGTGGTGCTCGCCTGCCGCAGCGAGGCGCGCGGAGCCGAGGCCCGGGACCAGCTGGTCGGCGAAGTCCCGGGAGCGGAGGCGGAGTTGGCCCAGCTGGACCTCGGGGATCTGGCCTCCGTAAGGGAGTTCGCGGCCGCGTACCCCTACGACCGCCTCGACCTGCTGATCAACAACGCGGGCGTGATGGCACTGCCGTACGGCACCACGGCGGACGGCTTCGAGACCCAGTTCGGCACGAACCACCTTGGCCACTTCGCGCTGACCGGTCTGCTGCTGCCCACGCTTCTCGGGACACCCGCCGCACGCGTCGTGACCGTCTCCAGCACGATGCACGCGCTGGCCAACATCGACATCGACGACCTCAACAGCGAGCGCCGCTACCGCCGTTGGGTCGCCTACGCCCGCTCCAAGACCGCCAACCTCCTCTTCGTCCACGAACTCGCCCGCAGGCTGGCGGCCCACGGCTCGGACGTGGTCGCGGCGGCGGCGCACCCGGGGTACGCGGCCACCAACCTCCAGACGGCGGGCCCGAGGATGGCAGGCCGCAGGGCGGCGGAACGCTTCATGCGGGTCGGCAACCGTTTCTTCGCCCAGTCCGCCGACGCCGGCGCCCTCCCCACCCTCTACGCGGCCACCGCCCCCGACGTAGCGCCCGACTCCTTCACGGGCCCGTCCCTGGCAGGGTGGCGCGGTTCCCCGGCCCCCTCCTGGCGGGCCCCGTGGACCCGCGACGACCGGGCGTCCTCGCGCCTTTGGGCCGCCTCGGAGGAGCTCACGGGGGTGGCGTACGACGCCCTGAAGGTCTGA
- a CDS encoding excalibur calcium-binding domain-containing protein, with the protein MANPYNTQPAPQWQPAPPPASRPAPRWARKRYVLPALALGLFLGVGMGAGDPDKTADDAKPAAAKAQPTVTVTATATATTTATPEPEPAVTVTATKTVKATRTVTAQAEADTDSGSDTGSDSVYYANCSEARAAGAAPIHRGEPGYASHLDRDNDGVACDS; encoded by the coding sequence ATGGCCAACCCGTACAACACCCAGCCCGCACCGCAGTGGCAGCCGGCGCCGCCGCCCGCTTCCCGGCCCGCCCCCAGGTGGGCCCGGAAGCGGTACGTTCTGCCGGCTCTCGCGCTCGGACTCTTCCTCGGCGTCGGCATGGGCGCCGGCGACCCGGACAAGACGGCGGACGACGCGAAGCCGGCCGCCGCCAAGGCGCAGCCGACGGTGACCGTGACCGCGACGGCGACGGCGACCACCACGGCGACCCCGGAGCCGGAACCCGCGGTCACGGTGACCGCCACGAAGACGGTCAAGGCCACCAGGACGGTCACGGCACAGGCCGAGGCCGACACGGACTCCGGGTCCGACACGGGCTCCGACAGCGTCTACTACGCCAACTGCTCCGAGGCCCGCGCCGCCGGCGCCGCCCCGATCCACCGCGGTGAGCCGGGGTACGCCTCCCACCTGGACCGGGACAACGACGGGGTGGCCTGCGACAGTTGA
- a CDS encoding TIGR03619 family F420-dependent LLM class oxidoreductase produces MKLQVVLPNETADTDPRRLVDLARRAEDLGYDTAWLPDHVLPPGEYGPVYGGVLEPLVTLGWLAAATSRIRLGTSVLVLPLRSPFVVAKQVATLHALSGGRITLGVGIGWDTREFTAVGADFGSRAARTDEAIALLRHLFRVGRGPFEGRWYGFDTGVFEPRPRGAVPVMTGGVSDAALRRAARYADVWQGVGLDPMAFGERLARLRARTGDRTVSPGTRLDWSAPDRTADDAARTAEAFRAAGAEHLAVHFGAPDTYADRMTDFARAARHSVG; encoded by the coding sequence GTGAAGCTCCAGGTCGTCCTCCCCAACGAGACCGCGGACACCGACCCGCGCCGGCTCGTCGACCTGGCGCGGCGGGCCGAGGACCTCGGCTACGACACGGCATGGCTGCCCGACCACGTCCTACCGCCCGGTGAGTACGGCCCGGTGTACGGAGGCGTCCTCGAACCGCTGGTGACCTTGGGCTGGCTGGCGGCCGCGACCAGCCGGATCCGGCTCGGCACCTCCGTGCTCGTCCTGCCCCTGCGCAGCCCCTTCGTGGTGGCCAAACAGGTCGCGACCCTCCACGCACTGTCCGGCGGCAGGATCACCCTGGGCGTGGGGATCGGCTGGGACACACGGGAGTTCACCGCCGTAGGCGCCGACTTCGGCAGCCGGGCGGCCCGTACGGACGAGGCGATCGCCCTGCTGCGGCACCTGTTCCGGGTCGGCCGGGGGCCCTTCGAGGGGCGCTGGTACGGCTTCGACACGGGCGTCTTCGAGCCGCGACCCCGCGGTGCGGTGCCGGTGATGACCGGCGGTGTCTCCGACGCGGCCCTGCGGCGGGCGGCCCGGTACGCCGACGTCTGGCAGGGCGTGGGCCTGGACCCCATGGCGTTCGGCGAACGACTGGCCCGCTTACGGGCCCGTACAGGTGACCGCACCGTCTCCCCGGGCACCCGGCTCGACTGGTCCGCCCCGGATCGTACGGCCGACGACGCGGCCCGCACCGCCGAGGCGTTCCGGGCCGCCGGGGCGGAGCATCTGGCGGTGCACTTCGGCGCTCCGGACACGTACGCCGACCGCATGACCGACTTCGCCCGGGCGGCCCGTCACTCCGTGGGCTGA
- a CDS encoding alpha/beta fold hydrolase has translation MRDSSLSLPSLATTVTGTGPALLLAHGATGSIEGNFAPVLPALAAAHTVVAPDYPGSGRTPAADAPWDLDALTDAVVDSAVRRGVERFALLGFSLGTQVAVRAAVRHPERVTALVLTAGFARPDDHLLGLLPGWRAEEPPALRPHLDLIPFLDVTADLSEVGVPTLVIATTADSLVLPEGSHALAAGIRGARYTEIDSDHVVMVERPQEWLEQVLGFLRSLPSSSSDGEAGKAGKAGKVREGE, from the coding sequence ATGCGCGATTCATCCCTCTCCCTTCCTTCTCTCGCCACCACCGTCACGGGCACCGGCCCGGCGCTGCTACTGGCCCATGGCGCCACCGGCAGCATCGAAGGCAACTTCGCGCCGGTGCTGCCCGCTCTCGCCGCCGCACACACCGTCGTCGCCCCGGACTACCCGGGCTCGGGCAGGACCCCGGCTGCCGACGCCCCGTGGGACCTCGACGCGCTCACGGACGCGGTCGTCGACTCCGCCGTACGGCGTGGCGTCGAGCGGTTCGCGCTGCTCGGGTTCTCGCTCGGCACGCAGGTGGCGGTGCGTGCCGCCGTACGTCATCCCGAGCGGGTGACGGCGCTCGTGCTGACCGCCGGGTTCGCCCGGCCCGACGACCATCTGCTCGGCCTCCTGCCCGGCTGGCGGGCCGAGGAGCCGCCCGCCCTCCGCCCGCACCTCGACCTGATCCCGTTCCTCGACGTCACCGCCGACCTGTCCGAGGTCGGTGTCCCCACACTCGTCATAGCGACGACCGCCGACAGTCTGGTTCTGCCCGAGGGTTCCCATGCCCTGGCCGCCGGGATCCGGGGTGCGCGGTACACGGAGATCGACAGTGATCACGTGGTCATGGTCGAGCGGCCGCAAGAGTGGCTGGAGCAGGTCCTCGGCTTTCTCCGCTCCCTGCCGTCGTCGTCCTCGGACGGGGAGGCCGGGAAGGCCGGGAAGGCCGGGAAGGTCCGGGAGGGGGAGTGA
- a CDS encoding MerR family transcriptional regulator, giving the protein MLIGELSRRTGVPHRLLRYYEEQGLLCPGRDSSGYRVYAPDAPHVVARIRGMLAAGLSTDAIHEMLPCATDAGPGIDPCPEVLRTMAAYLDRMDTDIADLRRRRAALAAFRDATEARQERVH; this is encoded by the coding sequence GTGCTGATAGGCGAGCTGTCGCGGCGGACCGGCGTACCGCATCGGCTGCTGCGGTACTACGAGGAGCAGGGCCTGCTGTGCCCAGGGCGCGACAGCAGCGGGTACCGCGTCTACGCACCCGACGCCCCGCATGTCGTGGCGCGCATCCGGGGCATGCTGGCGGCGGGGCTGAGCACCGATGCCATCCACGAGATGCTGCCGTGCGCCACCGACGCCGGGCCGGGGATCGACCCGTGCCCCGAGGTGCTGCGGACGATGGCCGCCTACCTGGACCGGATGGACACCGACATCGCGGATCTGCGCCGGCGCCGGGCCGCGCTGGCCGCGTTCCGTGACGCGACCGAGGCACGGCAGGAACGGGTCCACTGA
- a CDS encoding excalibur calcium-binding domain-containing protein, with protein sequence MTRPRHGRNGSTDAAAGGRRALRRPYLDRDGDGIACDRPPADFRAHDDQAAAAAEDTRAKGTDLAETGGGGDSTVYLAAAGSAFLLTGGTLVATARSRRAVR encoded by the coding sequence GTGACGCGACCGAGGCACGGCAGGAACGGGTCCACTGACGCGGCGGCGGGAGGGCGACGAGCACTACGACGGCCGTATCTCGACCGGGACGGCGACGGCATCGCCTGCGACCGGCCGCCCGCGGACTTCAGGGCCCACGACGACCAGGCGGCGGCAGCGGCCGAGGACACCCGCGCGAAGGGCACGGACCTCGCCGAGACCGGTGGCGGGGGCGACAGCACCGTGTACCTCGCCGCCGCGGGCTCGGCCTTCCTGCTCACCGGCGGCACGCTGGTGGCCACGGCGCGCAGTCGCCGCGCCGTGCGCTGA